One stretch of Streptomyces sp. NBC_01363 DNA includes these proteins:
- a CDS encoding MarR family winged helix-turn-helix transcriptional regulator, whose amino-acid sequence MSDAVDAIIGQWAKERPDVVEDLWPVELFGRIQRLARVVDKSAKATAAAHGVEHGEFDVLTTLQRSGPPYALTAGSFLKASMVTSGAITNRIDKMEAKGLVERVREGDDRRTIKIRLTEHGHEVTRAAFADHLANYARLLADVDRDLVEKTAEGLRQVLETLGDTTVK is encoded by the coding sequence ATGAGCGATGCCGTGGACGCGATCATCGGTCAGTGGGCCAAGGAGCGCCCCGACGTGGTGGAGGATCTCTGGCCAGTGGAGCTCTTCGGGCGGATCCAGCGGCTGGCCCGGGTGGTCGACAAGTCCGCCAAGGCCACGGCCGCCGCGCACGGAGTGGAGCACGGCGAGTTCGACGTACTCACCACACTGCAGCGCTCAGGGCCGCCCTACGCCCTCACCGCCGGATCCTTCCTCAAGGCGTCCATGGTGACCTCCGGCGCGATCACCAACCGCATCGACAAGATGGAGGCCAAGGGCCTGGTCGAGCGGGTGCGCGAAGGCGACGACCGGCGCACCATCAAGATCCGCCTCACCGAACACGGACACGAGGTCACCCGGGCCGCCTTCGCCGACCATCTGGCGAACTACGCACGGCTGCTCGCCGATGTGGACCGCGACCTGGTCGAGAAGACCGCCGAGGGCCTCCGGCAGGTGCTGGAGACCCTGGGGGACACCACCGTCAAGTGA
- a CDS encoding DUF6507 family protein, translated as MVTETCLIIARSTLGYNDGTAHQAPVRATAAVEAIGGRRGTGKRRLRSGGTVSKWDIKPDGVRGVLSRTAEVGGEFEEEFTSYGEGLLGAATCAGTMVLGGTEIPKGGAFGPVAQALQEFQDHTNGELKFLAVRTGKSITGARLATEEYIRGDLEMARNKQKEYSKAPTPEELKGLKK; from the coding sequence ATGGTGACCGAGACCTGCTTGATCATCGCGCGCTCGACGTTGGGGTACAACGACGGCACGGCGCACCAGGCGCCGGTCAGGGCCACGGCCGCCGTCGAGGCCATCGGCGGACGCCGGGGCACTGGAAAGAGACGATTACGGAGCGGGGGGACCGTGTCCAAGTGGGACATCAAGCCGGATGGCGTTCGTGGAGTCCTGAGCAGGACAGCCGAGGTCGGCGGCGAGTTCGAGGAAGAGTTCACGTCGTACGGCGAGGGCTTGCTGGGCGCCGCGACGTGTGCGGGGACGATGGTTCTGGGCGGGACCGAAATTCCCAAGGGGGGCGCGTTCGGCCCCGTGGCTCAGGCGTTGCAGGAGTTCCAGGACCATACGAACGGCGAATTGAAATTTCTTGCTGTCCGGACGGGGAAGTCCATCACCGGGGCGCGCCTGGCTACTGAGGAGTACATCAGGGGCGATCTGGAGATGGCAAGGAACAAGCAGAAGGAGTACTCCAAGGCTCCGACTCCGGAAGAATTGAAGGGTCTCAAGAAGTGA
- a CDS encoding cold-shock protein, whose product MATGTVKWFNAEKGFGFIEQDGGGADVFAHFSNIAAQGFRELQEGQKVSFDIAQGQKGPTAENIVSA is encoded by the coding sequence ATGGCTACTGGCACCGTGAAGTGGTTCAACGCGGAAAAGGGTTTCGGCTTCATCGAGCAGGACGGTGGCGGCGCTGACGTGTTTGCCCACTTCTCGAACATCGCCGCCCAGGGCTTCCGCGAACTGCAGGAAGGCCAGAAGGTCAGCTTCGACATCGCGCAGGGCCAGAAGGGCCCGACGGCCGAGAACATCGTTTCCGCCTGA
- a CDS encoding DUF6177 family protein, with protein sequence MTKDVIALTERVPDALSVLAGLLAGGPDLRVEAAGEGAVVQLCDAEGRPLVSIEVPLLLQVRGEAARLLGPSAEPSGDGPAWWVEARAAAGVPQAEQLAGAFAARLTMLLGGRVWPPDAPGTVGAARPVDVSGITAVPAPAAAQPAVDMLTDKAAVVLQDRPVVPMTSWLSEALRATVDSDRSLQIVTPPHCRLSLPTRMLLQSTPSRWVVQDERCGYYDGLTGAVLRWQNDTFSPARDENGETPVADAFAEVRPSGERQLIVSFRTLHPPRADLVLGGALEATWQALTGAPPAGWGTSEPAGLTWSRRQLTELAYERAPQPTWTVVVGAPDRPALATLRVIRTPEGVEEGITLTVGYGTDEKPPLEALPELADDLVTRHGLKTMLCQLRAARQDLSAPPHFEHPPLPYAFVLGPAEVREAGRDTASRTPLKERPVRLGPNARPGFYYPLGDGETAESWHALEQLMRHFRGAPPA encoded by the coding sequence ATGACCAAGGACGTGATCGCGCTCACCGAGCGTGTACCGGACGCGCTGAGCGTGCTGGCGGGCCTGCTCGCGGGCGGCCCGGACCTGCGGGTCGAGGCTGCTGGCGAGGGTGCCGTGGTCCAGCTGTGTGATGCTGAGGGTCGTCCACTCGTCTCGATCGAGGTGCCGCTGCTGCTCCAGGTGCGGGGTGAGGCGGCTCGGCTGCTGGGTCCCAGCGCCGAGCCGTCCGGCGACGGCCCGGCGTGGTGGGTCGAGGCCCGTGCCGCCGCGGGGGTTCCCCAGGCCGAACAGCTCGCGGGTGCCTTCGCAGCACGGCTGACCATGCTCCTGGGCGGCAGGGTCTGGCCGCCGGACGCCCCCGGCACCGTCGGTGCGGCCCGCCCCGTCGATGTCTCCGGCATCACCGCCGTACCGGCCCCCGCCGCTGCCCAGCCGGCCGTCGACATGCTCACCGACAAGGCTGCCGTCGTACTCCAGGACCGACCGGTCGTCCCCATGACCAGCTGGCTCTCCGAGGCACTGCGGGCCACCGTGGACAGCGACCGGTCCCTGCAGATCGTCACCCCACCGCACTGCCGTCTCTCCCTGCCCACCCGCATGCTGCTGCAGTCCACACCCTCGCGCTGGGTGGTCCAGGACGAACGGTGCGGCTACTACGACGGACTGACCGGCGCAGTGCTGCGCTGGCAGAACGACACCTTCTCCCCGGCCCGGGACGAGAACGGTGAGACCCCGGTGGCGGACGCCTTCGCAGAGGTTCGGCCCAGCGGCGAGCGTCAGCTCATCGTTTCCTTCCGCACCCTGCACCCTCCCAGAGCGGACCTCGTTCTCGGCGGCGCGCTGGAAGCCACCTGGCAGGCGCTCACCGGCGCTCCCCCGGCCGGCTGGGGAACATCGGAACCGGCCGGTCTGACCTGGTCGAGGCGGCAGCTGACCGAGCTGGCGTACGAGCGTGCCCCGCAGCCCACCTGGACGGTGGTCGTCGGCGCCCCGGACCGTCCCGCCCTCGCCACCCTGCGCGTGATCCGCACACCGGAAGGCGTCGAGGAGGGCATCACCCTCACAGTGGGCTACGGGACCGATGAGAAGCCGCCCCTGGAAGCACTGCCGGAACTGGCCGACGACCTGGTGACCCGGCACGGACTGAAGACCATGCTGTGCCAACTCCGCGCGGCACGCCAAGACCTGAGCGCCCCACCCCACTTCGAACACCCACCACTGCCCTACGCCTTCGTACTGGGCCCCGCGGAGGTCCGGGAGGCAGGGCGCGACACCGCGAGCAGAACACCGCTCAAGGAACGCCCGGTGCGACTGGGGCCGAACGCCCGACCCGGCTTCTACTACCCACTCGGCGACGGAGAGACCGCCGAGAGCTGGCACGCGCTTGAACAGCTGATGCGCCATTTTCGAGGTGCACCGCCCGCCTGA
- a CDS encoding phosphoribosyltransferase translates to MSGDVRENLTYEGFGRAVRELAQTVADDGFEPDVVLSIARGGVFVAGGLAYALDCKNIHLVNVEFYTGVGTTLEMPVMLAPVPNAIDFSDKKVLIADDVADTGKTLKLVRDFCIDHVAEVRSAVIYEKSHSLVKCEYVWKKTDRWINFPWSVDKPVVRRSGQVLDA, encoded by the coding sequence GTGAGTGGTGACGTGCGGGAGAACCTGACGTACGAGGGGTTCGGCCGCGCCGTGCGTGAGCTGGCGCAGACCGTGGCGGACGACGGGTTCGAGCCCGACGTCGTGCTCAGCATCGCTCGCGGCGGGGTATTCGTCGCCGGCGGGCTCGCTTACGCCCTGGACTGCAAGAACATTCATCTGGTGAACGTGGAGTTCTATACCGGGGTGGGCACCACCCTGGAAATGCCGGTCATGCTGGCGCCCGTTCCGAACGCCATCGACTTCTCGGACAAGAAGGTCCTGATCGCCGACGACGTCGCCGATACCGGGAAGACGCTGAAGCTGGTGCGTGATTTCTGTATCGATCATGTCGCCGAGGTGCGCAGCGCGGTCATCTACGAGAAGTCGCATTCGCTCGTGAAGTGCGAATACGTGTGGAAGAAGACCGACCGCTGGATCAACTTCCCGTGGAGCGTGGACAAGCCCGTCGTGCGGCGCAGCGGGCAGGTTCTGGACGCCTGA
- a CDS encoding malonic semialdehyde reductase yields the protein MSSLTLHPAAQDLLLREARTAHTFTSEPVTEEQVQAIYDLVKYAPTAYNQSPLRIALVRSAEARERLAQHMDEGNRPKTSAAPLVAILAADNEFHEELPALLPHFPQAKDVVFADRPVREESALLNATLQAAYFILGVRAAGLAAGPMTGFDFPGVQKEFLDDDHTPLMVVNIGRPGADAWHARSPRLAYDEVVTTV from the coding sequence ATGTCCTCGCTCACCCTCCATCCCGCCGCCCAGGACCTCCTCCTCCGTGAGGCCCGTACCGCCCACACCTTCACCAGCGAGCCGGTGACCGAGGAGCAGGTCCAGGCGATCTACGACCTGGTGAAGTACGCCCCCACCGCCTACAACCAGTCGCCGCTACGGATCGCCCTGGTCCGCTCGGCCGAGGCCCGCGAGCGGCTCGCGCAGCACATGGACGAGGGCAATCGGCCGAAGACCTCGGCCGCGCCACTGGTCGCGATCCTCGCCGCCGACAACGAGTTCCACGAGGAACTCCCCGCGCTGCTCCCGCACTTTCCGCAGGCCAAGGACGTCGTCTTCGCCGACCGCCCGGTCCGCGAGGAGTCCGCCCTGCTCAACGCGACGCTCCAGGCGGCGTACTTCATCCTCGGCGTGCGCGCGGCGGGGCTGGCCGCGGGGCCGATGACCGGGTTCGACTTCCCGGGTGTCCAGAAGGAGTTCCTGGACGACGACCACACGCCGCTGATGGTCGTGAACATCGGCCGCCCCGGCGCGGACGCCTGGCACGCGCGCTCACCGCGGCTCGCCTACGACGAGGTCGTCACCACGGTCTGA
- the dcd gene encoding dCTP deaminase, which yields MLLSDKDIRAEIDAGRVRIDPFDASMVQPSSIDVRLDRYFRVFENHRYPHIDPAVEQADLTRMVEPDGDEAFILHPGEFVLASTYEVISLPDDLASRLEGKSSLGRLGLVTHSTAGFIDPGFSGHVTLELSNLATLPIKLWPGMKIGQLCMFRLSSPSEFPYGSERYGSRYQGQRGPTASRSFMNFHRTQV from the coding sequence GTGCTTCTCTCAGATAAGGACATCCGGGCCGAGATCGACGCCGGACGTGTGCGCATTGATCCGTTCGACGCGTCGATGGTGCAGCCCTCGAGCATCGATGTGCGGCTCGACCGCTACTTCCGGGTGTTCGAGAACCACCGCTATCCACATATTGATCCGGCCGTCGAGCAGGCCGATCTGACTCGCATGGTCGAGCCGGACGGGGACGAGGCGTTCATCCTGCACCCCGGTGAGTTCGTGCTCGCTTCGACGTACGAGGTCATCTCGCTGCCCGACGATCTTGCGTCACGGCTGGAGGGCAAGAGTTCGCTGGGGCGGCTCGGGCTTGTGACGCATTCGACCGCCGGGTTCATCGACCCCGGTTTCTCCGGGCACGTGACGCTGGAGCTGTCGAATCTCGCGACGCTGCCGATAAAGCTGTGGCCGGGGATGAAGATCGGGCAGCTGTGCATGTTCCGGCTGAGTTCGCCCTCGGAGTTCCCGTACGGCTCCGAGCGGTACGGGTCGCGGTATCAGGGCCAGCGCGGGCCGACCGCGTCGCGTTCGTTCATGAATTTCCATCGGACCCAGGTGTGA
- a CDS encoding VOC family protein — protein sequence MIDSTAPIRVARPSRDLAAAERFYRDGLGLTVLWRTTERVPGEHDLLMLGPTGGTWHFELTHDPDHPLEPTPTVDDLFVVYLGKPVDEALIDRLTAAGGTRVPAHNPYWDERGVTITDPDGYRLVLCSRTWAQQASDIS from the coding sequence GTGATCGACTCCACGGCCCCAATCCGGGTGGCCCGGCCCTCGCGGGACCTCGCCGCCGCAGAACGCTTCTACAGGGACGGCCTGGGTCTGACCGTCCTGTGGCGGACGACCGAGCGTGTGCCGGGCGAGCACGATCTGCTGATGCTCGGCCCTACCGGCGGCACCTGGCATTTCGAGCTCACGCATGACCCAGACCACCCACTGGAGCCGACCCCAACGGTGGACGACCTGTTCGTGGTCTACCTCGGCAAGCCGGTGGACGAAGCCCTGATCGACCGCCTCACGGCGGCCGGCGGTACCCGGGTCCCGGCACACAACCCGTACTGGGACGAGCGTGGAGTGACGATCACCGACCCGGACGGCTACCGCCTCGTGCTGTGCTCACGCACCTGGGCACAACAAGCGTCCGACATCTCATGA
- a CDS encoding DEAD/DEAH box helicase, translated as MNPTRTKSRSSRARRNGGHGYDSTAGSIRGSRFGSSAPNRSAGPSRSGGRRPAAMQGEFALPETITPALPAVEVFSDLDMPRSLLAALTAQGVAMPFPIQGATLPNSLAGRDVLGRGRTGSGKTLAFGLALLARTAGQRAEPRQPLALVLVPTRELAQQVTDALTPYARAVKLRLTTVVGGMPIGRQANALRGGTEVVVATPGRLKDLIDRGDCRLDQVAITVLDEADQMADMGFMPQVTALLDQVRPEGQRMLFSATLDRNVDLLVRRYLTDPVVHSVDPSQGAVTTMEHHVLHVHGADKHRLTTEIAARDGRVIMFLDTKHAVDRLTQDLLTSGVRAAALHGGKSQPQRTRTLAQFKTGHVTVLVATNVAARGIHVDHLDLVVNVDPPTDHKDYLHRGGRTARAGESGSVVTLVTNNQRRDMTRLMAAAGIVPRTTQVRSGEEALSRITGARIPSGIPVTITAPTPERRKRGTASRGRRSPAAAARRVSGRQSAFDAAA; from the coding sequence ATGAACCCCACACGCACGAAAAGCCGTTCCTCCCGTGCCCGCCGCAACGGCGGCCACGGGTACGACTCCACTGCTGGTTCGATTCGGGGTAGTCGCTTCGGTTCGTCCGCCCCGAACCGTTCAGCAGGTCCGAGCCGTTCGGGTGGTCGGCGGCCCGCCGCGATGCAGGGAGAGTTCGCCCTGCCCGAGACGATCACTCCGGCGCTGCCCGCAGTCGAGGTGTTCAGCGACCTCGACATGCCGAGGAGCCTGCTGGCCGCGCTCACCGCGCAAGGCGTGGCCATGCCGTTTCCGATCCAGGGTGCGACGCTGCCGAACTCTCTGGCGGGCCGCGACGTCCTGGGCCGCGGCCGGACCGGCTCCGGCAAGACTCTCGCCTTCGGCCTGGCCCTGCTGGCCCGCACCGCCGGGCAGCGCGCCGAGCCCCGTCAGCCGCTGGCCCTGGTTCTGGTTCCCACCCGGGAACTCGCTCAGCAGGTCACCGATGCCCTCACCCCTTACGCCCGCGCTGTGAAGCTGCGCCTGACCACTGTCGTCGGCGGGATGCCCATCGGCCGGCAGGCGAATGCGCTGCGGGGCGGCACCGAAGTCGTCGTGGCCACCCCCGGTCGCCTCAAGGACCTCATCGACCGCGGTGACTGTCGGCTGGACCAGGTCGCGATCACTGTCCTCGACGAGGCCGACCAGATGGCCGACATGGGCTTCATGCCGCAGGTCACCGCGCTCCTGGACCAGGTCCGCCCCGAGGGCCAGCGCATGCTGTTCTCCGCGACCCTGGACCGTAACGTCGACCTTCTGGTCCGTCGCTACCTCACCGACCCCGTCGTCCACTCCGTGGACCCCTCCCAGGGTGCCGTCACCACGATGGAACATCACGTCCTGCACGTGCACGGCGCCGACAAGCACCGGCTGACGACGGAGATCGCGGCGCGCGACGGCCGGGTGATCATGTTCCTGGACACCAAGCACGCCGTGGACCGCCTCACCCAGGACCTCCTCACCAGTGGTGTCCGGGCTGCCGCTCTCCACGGCGGTAAGTCACAGCCGCAGCGCACCCGCACCCTCGCCCAGTTCAAGACAGGGCACGTCACTGTCCTGGTCGCGACGAACGTCGCGGCGCGCGGCATTCACGTCGACCACCTCGACCTCGTCGTGAACGTGGACCCGCCGACCGACCACAAGGACTACCTCCACCGCGGCGGCCGTACCGCGCGGGCCGGCGAGTCCGGCAGTGTCGTCACCCTGGTCACCAACAACCAGCGCCGCGACATGACGCGCCTCATGGCGGCCGCCGGCATCGTGCCCCGGACCACCCAGGTCCGCTCCGGCGAGGAAGCACTCAGCCGGATCACCGGCGCCCGGATCCCCTCCGGCATCCCCGTGACGATCACCGCGCCGACACCCGAGCGGCGCAAGCGCGGCACGGCCTCCCGCGGTCGACGCAGCCCGGCCGCGGCTGCCCGGCGCGTGAGCGGGCGACAGTCCGCCTTCGATGCGGCGGCCTGA
- a CDS encoding cold-shock protein, translating into MATGTVKWFNAEKGFGFIAQDGGGPDVFAHYSAINSSGFRELQEGQVVTFDVTQGQKGPQAENINPA; encoded by the coding sequence ATGGCTACGGGAACTGTGAAGTGGTTCAACGCGGAAAAGGGCTTCGGCTTCATCGCTCAGGACGGTGGCGGCCCGGACGTCTTCGCCCACTACTCGGCGATCAACTCCTCGGGCTTCCGTGAGCTCCAGGAGGGTCAGGTCGTGACGTTCGACGTCACCCAGGGCCAGAAGGGCCCCCAGGCGGAGAACATCAACCCGGCCTGA
- a CDS encoding cupin domain-containing protein, with the protein MNKETPTMSASKTPPAALLTRHADAETCADPSSVMTLLADSDGTAGGITSYRSTFAEGATGAPAHFHTRATELFFVISGALQVLVGEEVTVLKEGDFLAVPPHTPHAFAAAPGCEADVLFVFTPGVGRFDYLRLLGRVMRGEADPKEIAESSERFDNHYVDSAVWRAALERSA; encoded by the coding sequence ATGAACAAGGAGACACCCACCATGTCCGCGTCCAAGACTCCGCCGGCGGCGCTACTGACCCGCCACGCAGATGCCGAGACCTGTGCCGACCCGAGCAGTGTGATGACTCTTCTGGCCGACTCGGACGGCACGGCAGGCGGCATCACGAGCTACCGATCCACCTTCGCCGAGGGCGCGACAGGGGCGCCGGCCCACTTCCACACCAGGGCAACGGAACTGTTCTTCGTGATCAGCGGAGCTCTGCAGGTTCTGGTGGGCGAGGAAGTCACCGTCCTCAAGGAAGGCGACTTCCTCGCGGTGCCTCCCCACACCCCGCACGCCTTCGCGGCTGCCCCGGGCTGTGAAGCGGATGTCCTCTTCGTCTTCACTCCCGGCGTGGGCAGGTTCGACTACCTGCGCCTGCTCGGCCGGGTGATGCGTGGCGAAGCGGACCCGAAGGAGATCGCCGAGTCCTCGGAGCGTTTTGACAACCACTACGTCGACAGCGCTGTCTGGCGCGCGGCGCTGGAGCGTTCCGCGTGA
- a CDS encoding SCO5918 family protein: MRCVIARFPFELTKSGVLESMKGIKPEEVVGESVTIGRRAYPVKQVGEVITRQDRRDFSADEVLRAMTKLGFTCRSLPRTAAPTRALSPLQHASAMLGTPVAV; the protein is encoded by the coding sequence GTGCGCTGTGTCATCGCCCGCTTCCCGTTCGAACTCACCAAGAGCGGCGTCCTGGAATCCATGAAGGGCATCAAGCCCGAGGAGGTCGTCGGCGAGTCCGTGACCATCGGCCGCCGCGCCTACCCCGTCAAGCAGGTCGGCGAGGTCATCACCCGCCAGGATCGCCGCGACTTCAGCGCCGACGAAGTCCTCCGGGCCATGACCAAGCTCGGCTTCACCTGCCGCAGCCTCCCCCGGACCGCCGCGCCCACCCGCGCCCTCAGCCCACTCCAGCACGCCTCCGCGATGCTCGGCACCCCGGTGGCCGTCTGA
- a CDS encoding helix-turn-helix domain-containing protein has translation MTADDSYGRLDDDDYPAYTMGRAAEMLGTTQGFLRAIGEARLITPLRSEGGHRRYSRYQLRIAARARELVDQGTSIEAACRIVVLEDQLEEAQRINAEYRRAAESAEPPTAD, from the coding sequence GTGACAGCAGACGACTCGTACGGCCGTCTTGACGACGACGACTACCCCGCCTACACGATGGGCCGGGCCGCCGAGATGCTCGGCACCACCCAGGGCTTCCTCCGCGCCATCGGCGAAGCCCGTCTGATCACCCCGCTGCGCTCGGAGGGCGGCCACCGCCGCTACTCCCGCTACCAACTGCGCATCGCCGCCCGCGCCCGCGAACTGGTCGACCAGGGCACGTCCATCGAGGCCGCATGTCGCATCGTCGTCCTGGAAGACCAGCTGGAAGAGGCGCAGCGCATCAACGCCGAGTACCGCCGCGCCGCCGAATCGGCAGAGCCGCCGACCGCGGACTGA
- a CDS encoding MFS transporter, whose product MPLLDRTHPRPTAQTPAPAAAQGPRHVPIAWLALLATPLAASANSPVLILPDMADSLGIRTATATWLVTAFAWAIAVGTPLMAGLQRRRGLGSTLRLSTALIVAGTAVVAVAPWLSLAMTGRAAQAMGGAGLVTAAMSLAGSVRRMGVITAGFGTLGAVGPLLGSAIASTASWRASLAVGAVALLALPAVVRHADLSAPQQSSPFDGRGAALLALIATALVLIPRYPLPAVTASLVMAALLALHIRSNPTGFVPASLLRTRAFVLSAALACTFATSYFTLLFTVPQLLRDRTGWSTSTIGTDQLVALLAGAVLSMVLAAASARMSRPRVLTILLTAGALAPLTAVLTPWAPLLLLVATLAVFATSAGQATLAVFATQAAPTTQRPTAIGLFHLCYQLGGAFGPAIAALITMGD is encoded by the coding sequence ATGCCGCTGCTCGACCGAACCCACCCCCGCCCCACCGCGCAGACACCGGCCCCCGCTGCCGCGCAGGGACCGCGCCATGTCCCCATCGCATGGCTGGCGTTGCTGGCCACGCCGCTCGCCGCGAGCGCCAACAGCCCGGTCCTGATCCTCCCCGACATGGCCGACTCGCTCGGCATCCGTACGGCCACGGCGACCTGGCTCGTCACGGCGTTCGCCTGGGCCATCGCCGTCGGCACCCCGCTGATGGCGGGCCTGCAGCGTCGCCGCGGGCTGGGCAGCACGCTCCGGCTGAGCACGGCCCTGATCGTGGCCGGCACCGCGGTCGTCGCCGTGGCGCCTTGGCTGTCGCTGGCCATGACGGGCCGGGCAGCCCAGGCGATGGGCGGCGCGGGCCTGGTCACAGCGGCGATGAGCCTGGCGGGCTCGGTCCGCAGGATGGGCGTGATCACAGCAGGCTTCGGGACGCTGGGCGCGGTCGGGCCGCTGCTCGGCTCGGCGATCGCGAGCACGGCCTCCTGGCGAGCGTCCCTCGCCGTCGGGGCGGTCGCACTCCTCGCCCTGCCGGCCGTCGTGCGCCACGCCGACCTGTCCGCACCGCAGCAGAGCTCCCCCTTCGACGGCCGGGGCGCCGCCCTGCTGGCCCTGATAGCGACGGCCCTGGTACTCATCCCGCGCTACCCGCTCCCAGCTGTGACCGCCTCGTTGGTGATGGCCGCGCTGCTGGCCCTGCACATCCGGTCCAACCCCACAGGCTTCGTCCCGGCATCGCTGCTGCGCACCCGGGCGTTCGTTCTCTCCGCCGCGCTCGCCTGCACCTTCGCGACCTCGTACTTCACGCTGCTCTTCACCGTCCCGCAGCTGCTGCGGGACCGTACCGGCTGGTCGACCTCCACGATCGGCACCGACCAGTTGGTCGCCCTCCTCGCAGGGGCGGTGCTCTCCATGGTGCTGGCCGCCGCCTCGGCCCGGATGAGCCGCCCGCGGGTCCTGACGATCCTGCTCACAGCCGGAGCCCTGGCTCCGCTCACCGCAGTACTGACCCCCTGGGCGCCACTGCTCCTGCTGGTCGCGACGCTGGCCGTCTTCGCGACGAGTGCGGGCCAGGCGACACTCGCGGTGTTCGCCACTCAGGCCGCGCCGACCACCCAGCGCCCCACGGCGATCGGCCTGTTCCACCTCTGCTACCAGCTCGGCGGCGCCTTCGGCCCAGCGATCGCGGCCCTGATCACCATGGGCGACTGA
- a CDS encoding pentapeptide repeat-containing protein — protein sequence MSSGIRKNWKPNVLPTDPDATRQLQEWLASSEYNLNGMGRDFRGADLSGGDFSNAWFTDAILVGVRLASTSFYRADLQSADLTGADLTGADLVRANLDEAVLRSARLDGTDMVRASLCDVDASGASFRRARFLGASLIDTDMRGADLTDAVLDENFFEIKVDDTTVVRGLTGTVFGPITVFSGESSQELAGAELEAWIGARGGQVRVIPPRRPSQ from the coding sequence GTGTCATCTGGTATCCGTAAGAACTGGAAGCCGAACGTGCTCCCCACTGATCCGGACGCCACACGGCAACTGCAGGAATGGCTTGCCTCGAGTGAGTACAACCTCAACGGGATGGGCCGTGACTTCCGGGGCGCCGACCTCTCGGGCGGAGACTTCTCGAATGCATGGTTCACCGACGCAATCCTGGTAGGCGTACGACTTGCCAGCACGTCCTTCTACCGGGCCGACCTTCAGTCGGCCGATCTGACCGGAGCGGATCTGACCGGAGCTGATCTCGTCAGGGCGAACCTGGACGAGGCGGTGCTCCGATCAGCGCGGCTCGACGGAACGGACATGGTCCGGGCTTCGCTGTGCGATGTCGACGCGTCGGGAGCGAGCTTCCGCAGAGCACGGTTCCTCGGTGCTTCGCTGATCGACACCGACATGAGGGGGGCAGACCTGACCGATGCTGTCCTTGACGAGAACTTCTTCGAGATCAAAGTCGACGACACTACAGTGGTGCGTGGCCTGACGGGCACCGTTTTCGGGCCGATCACTGTCTTCAGCGGCGAATCATCCCAAGAGCTGGCCGGCGCAGAACTCGAGGCATGGATCGGTGCGCGAGGCGGACAAGTACGAGTGATTCCTCCGCGCCGCCCATCACAATAG